In Lentimicrobium sp. L6, the sequence TCGCCACGCGATATAGTTTTTGATACCAAAAGCATACAAGAAAAATTACAGGCCACTGATAAGCCTTTATATATCATGAAGGATTTCCAAGGCCGCATAGGAGTGAGTAATGGCGGCGAACTGGTTTCTGAAGGTAGAGGATTACAGGTTTTAGCCATAGCCAGTCCTATGACTGCTGAACAACTCGGTGACCCAAGTTTTAAGCAGGATTATGGCTTAAACTATGCCTATAAAACAGGTGCCATGGCCAATGGCATCTCATCGGAAGAATTGGTGATTGCCATGGGAAAAGCTCATCTATTGGGTTCTTATGGTGCTGCTGGACAAGTACCAGAACGCGTATTTGAAGCCATCAAAAAAATACAGGCTGCCTTGCCTGAGCAGGCTTATGCCTTTAACCTAATACACAGCCCCAATGAGGAGGCCTTGGAAGTGAAAGCGGTGGAATTATTTATTAAACATGGCGTTCATATTGTGGAAGCCTCCGCATTTTTAGCCTTAACCGAGCATATTGTCTATTACCGTGTGGCGGGTTTAAGTCAGAATGAAGATGGCAGTATCCACATTAAGAATAAGGTGATAGCCAAAATTTCTAGAACCGAAGTGGCGGCTCCTTTTATGCAGGCTCCTCCGGAATCTTTTGTACAGGCATTGCTCTCAAAAGGAAAGATAACTCCCTTGCAAGCGGAATTAGCCAAGCAAGTGCCCATGGCCGATGATATTACCGTAGAAGGCGATTCTGGTGGGCATACCGATAATCGTCCTTTGGTATCCCTCCTCCCTATTATTATAAAGCAACGTAATGATATGGAAGCCAAGACCCAATTTGCACAAAAGATTCGTGTGGGCGCAGCAGGTGGAATTTCTACGCCAGCTTCGGCATTAGGTGCTTTTATGATGGGTGCAGCTTATGTGGTGACGGGTTCGGTTAATCAAGCTTGTATAGAGTCTGGTACCTCGGAGCATGTGCGTAAATTATTGGAAAAGGTAAGTTCTACCGATGTGATGATGGCCCCCGCTTCCGATATGTTTGAGATGGGTGTTGATTTACAGGTTTTAAAACCTGGAACCTTATTTGGCCCACGTGCTAAAAAGCTA encodes:
- a CDS encoding PfaD family polyunsaturated fatty acid/polyketide biosynthesis protein gives rise to the protein MNLNFHGTPQNIFWKGSPRDIVFDTKSIQEKLQATDKPLYIMKDFQGRIGVSNGGELVSEGRGLQVLAIASPMTAEQLGDPSFKQDYGLNYAYKTGAMANGISSEELVIAMGKAHLLGSYGAAGQVPERVFEAIKKIQAALPEQAYAFNLIHSPNEEALEVKAVELFIKHGVHIVEASAFLALTEHIVYYRVAGLSQNEDGSIHIKNKVIAKISRTEVAAPFMQAPPESFVQALLSKGKITPLQAELAKQVPMADDITVEGDSGGHTDNRPLVSLLPIIIKQRNDMEAKTQFAQKIRVGAAGGISTPASALGAFMMGAAYVVTGSVNQACIESGTSEHVRKLLEKVSSTDVMMAPASDMFEMGVDLQVLKPGTLFGPRAKKLFEYYKQYKSIDDIPAAERLKLEQQVFKQPLEEIWQSCIDFFEKRDPEQIQRAKDNPHRKMALIFRWYLGLSSNWANANTPGRELDYQIWCGPAMGAFNDWVKGTYLESYQNRKAADVAMQILQGAAYLYRIQSLKLQGISFPLEMKIVIPNEAIAYPIIDNGEFGDTSAQNN